In Mycobacterium sp. JS623, one genomic interval encodes:
- the moeZ gene encoding adenylyltransferase/sulfurtransferase MoeZ, whose protein sequence is MSTSLPPLVEPAGELTREEVQRYSRHLIIPDLGLAGQKRLKNAKVLVIGAGGLGSPTLLYLAAAGVGTIGIVEFDVVDESNLQRQIIHGQSDIGRSKAESARDSIREVNPLVEVRLHELRLEPDNAVDLFRQYDLILDGTDNFATRYLVNDAAVLAGKPYVWGSIYRFEGQVSVFWEDAPDGAGLNYRDLYPEPPPPGMVPSCAEGGVLGILCASIASVMGTEAIKLITGIGEPLLGRLMVYDALDMTYRTIKIRKDPATPKITELIDYEEFCGVVSEAAAEAAADSTITPRELRELLDSGKPLALIDVREPVEWDINRIEGAELIPKGAFESGEALAKLQVDRTPVFYCKTGVRSAEVLAIVKKAGFSDAMHVQGGIVAWGKQLEPDMVMY, encoded by the coding sequence GTGTCGACATCGTTGCCGCCGCTGGTCGAGCCGGCGGGCGAACTGACGCGCGAAGAAGTTCAGCGCTATAGCCGTCACCTCATCATCCCGGACCTTGGGTTGGCCGGACAGAAGCGACTCAAAAACGCCAAGGTGCTTGTCATCGGCGCCGGAGGGCTGGGCTCGCCGACGCTGCTGTACCTGGCGGCCGCCGGGGTGGGCACCATCGGGATCGTCGAGTTCGACGTGGTCGACGAGTCGAATTTGCAGCGCCAGATCATCCACGGCCAGTCCGACATCGGCCGGTCGAAGGCAGAAAGCGCTCGTGACTCGATCCGCGAGGTCAACCCGCTGGTCGAGGTGCGGCTGCATGAATTGCGCCTGGAGCCGGACAACGCGGTCGATCTGTTCAGGCAGTACGACCTGATCCTCGACGGGACCGACAACTTCGCGACCCGTTATCTGGTCAACGACGCCGCCGTGCTGGCGGGCAAGCCGTATGTGTGGGGGTCGATTTACCGCTTCGAGGGTCAGGTTTCGGTGTTTTGGGAGGACGCGCCCGACGGGGCAGGCCTGAACTACCGCGACCTGTACCCGGAGCCGCCGCCACCGGGCATGGTGCCGTCGTGCGCCGAGGGCGGTGTGCTGGGCATACTCTGCGCGTCGATCGCGTCGGTGATGGGCACTGAGGCCATCAAGCTGATCACCGGCATCGGCGAACCGCTGCTGGGCCGCCTGATGGTCTATGACGCACTGGATATGACGTATCGCACCATCAAGATCCGCAAGGATCCCGCCACTCCGAAGATCACCGAGCTGATCGACTACGAGGAGTTCTGCGGTGTGGTGTCCGAAGCGGCGGCCGAGGCGGCTGCCGACTCGACGATCACTCCGCGGGAGCTGCGGGAGCTGCTGGACTCCGGTAAGCCGTTGGCGTTAATCGACGTTCGCGAACCGGTCGAGTGGGACATCAACCGCATCGAGGGCGCCGAGCTGATCCCCAAGGGCGCCTTCGAATCCGGCGAGGCGTTGGCCAAGCTGCAAGTCGACCGCACCCCGGTGTTCTACTGCAAGACCGGCGTTCGCTCGGCCGAGGTGCTCGCCATCGTGAAGAAGGCCGGTTTCTCCGATGCGATGCATGTGCAGGGTGGGATCGTCGCATGGGGCAAGCAACTCGAACCCGACATGGTGATGTACTAA
- a CDS encoding TIGR02569 family protein has product MSAEPPPDHVLAAFGLMGVRPVALGSAWEGGWRCGEVVLSMVADHARAAWSAKVRETLFVDGVRLARPVRSTDGRYVVAGWRADTYVAGTPEPRHDEVVSAAVRLHEATAKLERPRFLTQPPVAPWADVDVFIAADRAAWEERPLHSLPQGARVSPGSPDGQRSVELITQLASLRRPTKSPNQLVHGDLYGTVLFAGTAAPGITDITPYWRPSSWAAGVVVVDALSWGEADDGLIERWSPLPEWPQMLLRALMFRLAVHALHPRSTGAAFPGLARTAALVRLVL; this is encoded by the coding sequence GTGAGTGCCGAACCGCCGCCGGATCATGTGCTGGCGGCGTTCGGATTGATGGGTGTGCGCCCCGTTGCGCTCGGCTCCGCCTGGGAGGGCGGCTGGCGCTGCGGTGAGGTCGTGCTGTCGATGGTGGCCGACCACGCGCGGGCGGCGTGGTCGGCAAAAGTCCGCGAGACGTTGTTCGTCGACGGTGTGCGGCTGGCCCGGCCGGTGCGCTCGACCGACGGCCGCTATGTCGTAGCGGGCTGGCGGGCCGACACGTACGTCGCGGGCACGCCCGAGCCGCGTCACGACGAGGTGGTCTCCGCGGCGGTGCGACTTCATGAAGCGACGGCCAAGCTGGAACGGCCCCGCTTTCTGACCCAGCCGCCCGTCGCGCCGTGGGCCGACGTCGACGTGTTCATCGCCGCCGACCGCGCGGCATGGGAGGAGCGCCCGCTGCACTCGCTGCCGCAAGGTGCGCGGGTGTCGCCCGGCTCTCCTGATGGTCAGCGTTCGGTTGAGCTCATCACGCAGCTGGCCTCGCTGCGCCGGCCGACGAAGAGCCCCAACCAGCTGGTGCACGGCGATCTGTACGGCACAGTGCTTTTCGCGGGCACCGCGGCGCCAGGCATCACCGATATCACGCCGTACTGGCGGCCATCGTCGTGGGCGGCGGGGGTGGTCGTCGTCGACGCGCTGTCATGGGGCGAGGCCGACGATGGGCTGATCGAGCGCTGGAGCCCGCTGCCTGAGTGGCCGCAGATGTTGTTGCGCGCGTTGATGTTCCGGCTCGCCGTGCATGCGCTGCATCCGCGGTCGACGGGGGCGGCGTTCCCGGGTCTGGCGCGCACGGCCGCGTTGGTGCGGCTGGTGCTCTAA
- a CDS encoding MGMT family protein, which produces MSAVTDEQVENVRALVASIPAGRVSTYGDIADAAGLSSPRIVGWIMRTDSSDLPWHRVIRASGRPAPHLTTRQLEFLRAEGVLASDGRINLSEVRHQF; this is translated from the coding sequence ATGTCGGCAGTCACCGACGAACAGGTCGAAAACGTGCGTGCGCTGGTCGCGTCGATCCCGGCCGGGCGGGTGTCGACCTATGGCGATATCGCCGATGCGGCCGGGCTGTCCAGCCCGCGCATCGTCGGCTGGATCATGCGGACCGATTCGTCGGATCTGCCGTGGCATCGGGTGATCAGGGCGTCGGGGCGTCCCGCGCCACACCTGACGACGCGACAGCTCGAATTTTTGCGCGCTGAAGGGGTGTTGGCGAGCGACGGCCGGATCAACCTGTCGGAAGTGCGCCACCAGTTCTAG
- a CDS encoding alpha/beta fold hydrolase yields the protein MTDLLHVHRYGPTRPPQILAVHGLTGHGLRWQTLATKHLPEFAIVAPDLIGHGRSSWAAPWSIDANVDALAGLLDAEAEGPVVVVGHSFGGAIALNLAAVRPDLVSSLVLLDPAVGLDGGWMRDIADEMFGSPDYTDRAEARAEKVNGSWGEVDADELDRELDEHLIDLPGGRAGWRLSIPAMLSYWSELARPVRLPPYGIPITLVLATKTDPPYVTGELLAGLRERPDITLLEFDCDHMVPQARPADTAAVIRKQLERG from the coding sequence GTGACCGACTTGCTGCACGTGCATCGCTACGGACCGACCCGCCCCCCGCAGATCCTGGCCGTGCATGGCCTGACGGGGCACGGCCTGCGCTGGCAGACGCTGGCGACGAAGCATCTGCCTGAATTCGCGATCGTCGCTCCGGATCTGATCGGACACGGGCGGTCGTCGTGGGCGGCGCCGTGGAGCATCGACGCGAACGTCGACGCGCTGGCCGGGCTACTGGACGCCGAGGCGGAGGGGCCGGTGGTGGTGGTCGGGCATTCATTCGGCGGGGCGATTGCGCTGAATCTGGCTGCGGTACGCCCGGATCTGGTGTCGTCGTTGGTGCTGCTCGATCCCGCGGTCGGGCTGGACGGCGGGTGGATGCGCGACATCGCCGACGAGATGTTCGGCTCGCCGGACTACACCGACCGCGCAGAGGCGCGAGCCGAGAAGGTCAACGGCTCGTGGGGCGAGGTCGACGCCGACGAGCTGGACCGCGAGCTCGACGAGCACCTGATCGACCTGCCGGGCGGGCGCGCAGGATGGCGGCTCAGCATTCCGGCGATGTTGTCGTACTGGAGTGAGCTGGCGCGGCCAGTTCGGTTGCCGCCCTACGGCATACCGATCACATTGGTGCTAGCCACCAAGACGGACCCGCCGTACGTCACCGGGGAATTGCTTGCCGGCCTGCGCGAGCGGCCCGACATCACACTGCTGGAGTTCGACTGCGACCACATGGTGCCACAGGCGCGGCCCGCCGACACTGCGGCGGTGATCCGCAAGCAGCTGGAGCGCGGCTGA
- a CDS encoding ATP-dependent helicase: protein MSAPQTELTRTALTEPGTRGVVRVLGGAGTGKSTLLIRTATAHIAAGSDPESVLLLTGSARLGSHARAAITSALLSAGSRAVVREPLVRTLHSYAFAILWLAAQRNGDPPPRLITSAEQDGIIRELLAGDLEDGDASPVGWPRQLRPALSTVGFANELRDLLSRCTERGVDPVALQRIGRTSGRLEWLAAGQFAQAYEQIMLLRSAVGMAAPQATVPALGAAELIGAALEAFATDADLLAAERARIKLLLVDDAQHLDPQAARLVRVLSAGAELTVIAGDSTQSVFGYRGADPSLLRGDEPAITLTESFRCAPLIADAITAVARRLPGAGAARRVTSAADLPGALNVRIAATPHAESALIADALRRAHLVDGVPWSRMAVIVRSVPRLGAPLARALVSAGVPVDAPLPSTPLADQPAVRALLTVLDATERGLDGERALSLLTGPIGRVDPVSLRQLRRALRRADGGQPPREFTDLLVAALHNDTDGLSADLGRPLRRVRAVLAAARASAAEGQDPRYTLWQAWHRSGLQRRWLTASERGGLAGAQADRDLDAVTALFDIAEQYVSRTTGASLRGLIDHVEAMGLPATPREQLPEPDAVAVLSAHAALGREWDFVVIAGLQEGLWPNTTPRGGVLGTQQLVDVMDGVATEVDRGLSSRAPLLAEERRLLIAAMGRARSRLLVTAVDSDCGDESMLPSPFCYELAALATDSEPEPPAPIHAPRVLAPPALVGRLRSVVCAAPDDVDDAVRACAATQLARLAEAGVTGADPAQWYGMTPLSSDEPLWDGDDHVVTLSPSTLQMLTDCPLRWLLERHGGSDGRDVRSAIGSLLHALVAEPGRTETQMLNDLEKLWSKLPFDSQWFSDNELARHRAMLSTFAQWRAQTRGELTEVGTEIDLDGTVGPGVRVRGRLDRLERDAAGRLVVVDIKTGKTPVSKDDAQRHAQLAMYQLAVAEGLLPEGDTPGGGRLVYLGKAGSGGATEREQDPQSDDTRAEWLELVQQAAAATQGPTFVARVNDGCAHCPVRAMCPAQAIAGGRS from the coding sequence ATGTCCGCACCGCAGACCGAACTGACCCGCACCGCCCTCACCGAACCAGGGACGCGCGGTGTGGTGCGCGTGCTGGGCGGAGCCGGTACTGGCAAGAGCACCTTGCTGATTCGGACCGCGACCGCCCACATCGCCGCGGGCAGTGATCCCGAATCGGTTCTGCTGCTGACCGGTTCGGCCCGGCTTGGTAGCCACGCGCGGGCGGCAATCACGTCGGCGTTGTTGTCGGCGGGCAGTCGCGCTGTCGTCCGGGAACCGTTGGTACGCACCCTGCACTCCTACGCGTTCGCGATACTGTGGTTGGCGGCACAGCGCAACGGTGACCCGCCGCCGCGACTGATCACCAGCGCCGAACAGGACGGCATCATCCGCGAACTGCTCGCCGGCGACCTCGAAGACGGTGACGCGTCACCGGTCGGATGGCCCAGACAACTGCGGCCCGCGCTCAGCACCGTCGGATTCGCCAACGAATTGCGCGACCTGTTGTCGCGCTGCACCGAGCGTGGCGTGGATCCCGTTGCGCTGCAACGCATCGGGCGCACCAGCGGGCGCCTCGAATGGCTGGCTGCGGGTCAGTTCGCGCAGGCCTACGAGCAGATCATGCTGCTGCGATCCGCCGTCGGCATGGCAGCGCCGCAGGCCACCGTGCCCGCGCTGGGAGCAGCCGAACTCATCGGCGCCGCACTTGAAGCGTTCGCAACCGACGCGGACCTGCTGGCCGCCGAGCGCGCCAGAATCAAGCTGCTACTCGTCGACGACGCGCAGCACCTCGATCCGCAGGCGGCCCGGCTGGTTCGCGTGCTGTCGGCGGGCGCCGAACTGACCGTCATCGCCGGCGACAGCACCCAGTCGGTGTTCGGATACCGCGGCGCCGACCCGTCGCTGCTGCGTGGTGACGAGCCCGCCATCACCCTGACCGAGTCGTTCCGGTGTGCGCCGCTCATCGCCGACGCCATCACCGCGGTTGCCCGACGGCTGCCGGGTGCCGGTGCGGCGCGGCGGGTGACCAGTGCCGCGGACCTCCCGGGCGCGCTGAATGTCCGGATCGCCGCGACGCCACATGCGGAGTCGGCGTTGATCGCCGACGCCCTGCGCCGCGCCCACCTGGTCGACGGTGTGCCGTGGTCGCGGATGGCGGTGATCGTGCGGTCGGTGCCGCGGCTGGGCGCGCCGCTGGCCCGCGCCCTGGTATCGGCCGGCGTGCCGGTGGACGCCCCGCTGCCCAGCACTCCTCTGGCCGACCAGCCTGCGGTGCGCGCGCTGCTGACCGTGCTTGACGCCACCGAGCGTGGGCTCGACGGCGAGCGGGCGCTGTCGTTGCTGACAGGGCCCATCGGCCGGGTCGATCCGGTGTCGCTGCGTCAGCTGCGCCGCGCGTTGCGCCGAGCCGACGGCGGCCAGCCGCCGCGGGAGTTCACCGACCTGCTTGTCGCGGCGCTCCACAACGACACCGACGGCCTTTCCGCCGACCTCGGCCGCCCCTTGCGGCGCGTGCGCGCCGTGCTCGCCGCAGCCCGCGCCAGCGCAGCCGAAGGCCAAGATCCCCGCTACACGCTGTGGCAGGCATGGCATCGGTCCGGCCTGCAGCGGCGCTGGCTGACCGCAAGCGAACGCGGCGGCCTCGCGGGTGCACAGGCCGACCGCGACCTCGACGCGGTGACAGCGCTGTTCGACATCGCCGAGCAATACGTGAGTCGGACGACAGGAGCGTCGCTACGCGGACTCATCGACCATGTCGAGGCGATGGGACTGCCCGCGACCCCCCGCGAGCAACTGCCCGAACCCGACGCGGTCGCCGTCCTGTCCGCCCATGCGGCGCTCGGCAGGGAATGGGATTTCGTCGTCATCGCGGGATTGCAGGAAGGGTTGTGGCCGAACACGACTCCCCGTGGCGGCGTGCTGGGCACCCAGCAGCTGGTCGACGTCATGGACGGCGTCGCGACGGAGGTCGACCGCGGATTGTCGAGCAGGGCGCCGTTGCTGGCCGAGGAACGCAGGCTATTGATCGCCGCCATGGGCCGCGCCCGCAGCCGCCTGCTGGTGACCGCGGTCGACAGCGACTGCGGCGACGAGTCGATGCTGCCGTCGCCGTTCTGCTACGAGCTCGCGGCACTCGCCACCGACAGCGAACCCGAACCGCCAGCGCCGATCCATGCCCCGCGGGTGCTGGCCCCGCCCGCACTGGTCGGGCGGCTGCGCTCTGTCGTGTGCGCCGCACCTGATGACGTGGATGACGCCGTACGGGCATGTGCGGCAACACAACTGGCGCGGCTCGCGGAGGCCGGTGTCACCGGCGCCGACCCTGCCCAGTGGTACGGCATGACGCCGTTGTCCAGCGACGAACCGCTGTGGGACGGTGACGATCACGTCGTCACGCTGTCACCCTCGACGCTGCAGATGCTGACCGACTGCCCATTGCGCTGGCTCCTCGAGCGCCACGGCGGCTCCGATGGACGCGATGTGCGGTCGGCGATCGGTTCACTGCTGCATGCGCTCGTCGCGGAGCCGGGTAGGACCGAAACCCAGATGCTCAACGATCTCGAAAAGCTCTGGAGCAAGCTGCCGTTCGACTCTCAATGGTTTTCGGATAACGAGCTGGCGCGGCATCGCGCGATGCTGTCAACCTTCGCGCAATGGCGTGCGCAGACCCGCGGCGAGCTGACCGAGGTGGGCACCGAGATCGACCTCGATGGCACAGTCGGTCCCGGGGTGCGGGTGCGTGGGCGCCTGGACCGGCTCGAGCGCGACGCGGCAGGCCGGTTGGTGGTGGTTGATATCAAGACCGGCAAGACACCGGTCAGCAAGGACGATGCTCAACGTCACGCCCAGCTTGCGATGTACCAGCTCGCCGTCGCGGAAGGGCTACTGCCAGAGGGTGATACGCCGGGCGGCGGTCGGCTGGTCTATCTCGGCAAGGCCGGATCGGGTGGCGCCACCGAGCGCGAGCAGGATCCGCAGTCAGACGACACGCGTGCCGAATGGCTCGAGTTGGTGCAGCAGGCGGCGGCTGCCACGCAGGGGCCGACCTTCGTCGCGCGGGTCAACGACGGCTGTGCGCACTGCCCGGTGCGAGCCATGTGCCCGGCCCAGGCCATCGCCGGTGGGCGGTCATGA
- a CDS encoding ATP-dependent DNA helicase, whose product MTPRYSPAELASALGLFAPTDEQAAVIAAAPGPLVVIAGAGAGKTETMAARVVWLVANGYARPGEVLGLTFTRKAAGQLLRRVRTRLARLAGAGLVPGGCDAADDPATVSTYHAFAGNLLREHGLLLPVEPDTRLLSETELWQLAFRVVCEHPEHLDTDKTPASVTAMVLRLAGQLAEHLVDTAQLRDTHVELERLVHTLPAAPFQRDRGPSQWLLRMLATQTERTQLVPLIEALHARMRAEKVMDFGMQMASAARLASAFPQVGQQLRERYRVVLLDEYQDTGHAQRVALSSLFGRGVDDGLALTAVGDPIQSIYGWRGASATNLPRFTTDFPRADGTPAPTLELRTSWRNPPRALHLANAVSAEARRRSVAVRALRPRPDAQPGVIRCALLNDVAAEHDWVADHVAALYHGADGPTPTAAVLVRRNADAAPMADALTARGVPVEVVGLAGLLSVPEVADLVAMLRLVADPTAGAAAMRVLTGPRWRLGGRDIAALWRRAVELDDRPTREATTEQIVAQAAADADAACLADAICDPGPAHTYSVAGYPRIVALGRELTALRAHLTHPLPDLIAEVRRVLGLDAEVRAARPVAAGWSGTEHLDAFADVVADVAGRPGATVQGLLAYLDAAEQVENGLAPAEVSVATDRVQILTVHAAKGLEWQVVAVPHLCGRVFPSTASTRTWLTDAGDLPPLLRGDRATVSELGVPVLDTSDVNDRKRLSDKISDHKRSLEQRRIDEERRLLYVALTRAEDTLLLSGHHWGASEAKPRGPSDFLCELKDIIETSEAAGDPCGVIDHWAPAPPDGTPNPLRDRAIEALWPTDPAGTQRTRVDSGAAMVIHAMSGDLTAKTDDVDGWVADVDALLAERDRVADAPTPALPTQLSVSTLVELGRDPDAVAQRLRRRLPTRPDPHALLGTAFHDWVQRFFHAERLFDLDDLPGAVDRDAGAAEELAELQAAFAVSTWAARTPIDVEVPFDMVIGGRVVRGRIDAIFADDDGGTTVVDWKTGDPLDTPEANRHAAIQLAVYRLAWAQLHKCPIETVRAAFHYVRSSRTVTPDTLPGPDDLIALIEAA is encoded by the coding sequence ATGACCCCGCGCTACAGCCCGGCCGAACTGGCCTCTGCGCTCGGCCTTTTCGCGCCTACCGACGAGCAGGCGGCGGTGATCGCCGCTGCGCCGGGCCCGCTCGTGGTTATCGCAGGCGCCGGTGCGGGCAAGACGGAAACCATGGCGGCCAGGGTGGTGTGGTTGGTGGCGAATGGCTACGCCCGCCCCGGGGAGGTACTTGGCCTGACCTTCACACGCAAGGCCGCGGGTCAGCTGCTGCGACGTGTCCGTACGCGGCTGGCACGGCTGGCAGGCGCCGGTCTGGTTCCCGGCGGTTGCGACGCAGCCGACGACCCCGCGACCGTCAGCACCTATCATGCGTTCGCCGGCAACCTGCTGCGCGAACACGGGCTGCTGTTGCCAGTCGAGCCCGACACCCGGCTGCTCAGCGAAACAGAGTTGTGGCAATTGGCATTTCGAGTCGTGTGCGAGCACCCCGAGCATCTCGACACCGACAAGACTCCGGCCTCGGTCACGGCGATGGTGCTGCGGCTCGCGGGCCAGCTGGCCGAACATCTCGTGGACACCGCACAGCTGCGCGACACCCACGTCGAACTCGAACGACTCGTGCATACGTTGCCTGCGGCTCCATTTCAACGCGACCGCGGACCCAGCCAGTGGCTGCTGCGCATGTTGGCCACCCAAACCGAACGCACGCAACTGGTCCCGCTGATCGAGGCCCTGCACGCGCGCATGCGGGCCGAGAAGGTGATGGACTTCGGCATGCAGATGGCCTCGGCCGCCCGGCTGGCTTCGGCGTTCCCTCAAGTCGGCCAGCAGCTGCGCGAAAGGTATCGGGTGGTCCTGCTCGATGAGTACCAAGACACCGGGCACGCCCAACGCGTCGCGCTGTCGTCACTGTTCGGCCGTGGCGTCGACGACGGCCTCGCGCTGACCGCGGTCGGTGATCCGATCCAATCGATCTACGGTTGGCGGGGTGCCTCGGCGACCAACCTGCCGCGGTTCACCACCGACTTCCCGCGCGCCGACGGCACCCCGGCGCCCACCCTGGAACTGCGGACCAGTTGGCGCAATCCGCCGCGGGCGCTCCATCTGGCCAATGCCGTGTCCGCCGAGGCGCGGCGGCGTTCCGTCGCGGTGCGCGCCTTGAGGCCCAGGCCCGACGCCCAGCCCGGCGTAATCCGATGTGCCTTGCTGAATGACGTTGCCGCCGAACATGATTGGGTCGCAGATCATGTCGCGGCGCTGTATCACGGTGCTGACGGCCCTACACCAACCGCAGCCGTGCTGGTGCGCCGCAACGCGGACGCCGCGCCGATGGCGGACGCACTGACCGCGCGTGGCGTCCCCGTCGAGGTCGTCGGTCTGGCCGGACTTCTTTCGGTGCCCGAGGTCGCCGATCTGGTGGCGATGCTGCGGCTCGTCGCGGACCCGACGGCAGGGGCAGCCGCGATGCGGGTGCTCACCGGACCGCGGTGGCGGCTCGGCGGTCGTGACATCGCCGCGCTGTGGCGGCGCGCGGTCGAACTCGATGACCGGCCGACGCGCGAGGCGACCACCGAGCAGATCGTGGCTCAGGCAGCCGCCGACGCGGACGCCGCCTGCTTGGCCGATGCGATCTGTGACCCCGGCCCTGCGCACACGTATTCCGTTGCAGGGTATCCGCGTATCGTCGCGCTCGGCCGCGAGCTGACGGCGCTGCGCGCGCACCTGACGCATCCGCTGCCCGACCTCATCGCCGAGGTCCGGCGGGTACTCGGGCTCGACGCCGAAGTTCGTGCGGCCAGGCCGGTGGCCGCGGGGTGGTCTGGCACCGAGCATTTGGACGCGTTCGCCGACGTGGTGGCCGATGTCGCCGGTCGGCCAGGGGCGACGGTGCAGGGGCTGCTGGCATATCTGGACGCTGCCGAACAGGTGGAGAACGGGCTGGCGCCTGCCGAGGTGTCCGTCGCGACGGACCGTGTGCAGATCCTCACCGTGCACGCCGCGAAAGGGCTGGAGTGGCAGGTCGTGGCGGTGCCGCACTTGTGTGGCAGGGTGTTCCCGTCGACGGCGTCGACGCGAACCTGGCTCACCGACGCGGGCGATCTGCCGCCGCTGCTGCGCGGTGATCGCGCGACTGTCTCCGAGCTTGGCGTGCCGGTGCTGGACACGTCGGACGTGAACGATCGAAAGAGGTTGTCCGACAAGATCTCCGATCACAAGCGCAGCCTCGAACAGCGGCGTATCGATGAGGAGCGTCGGCTGCTGTATGTGGCGCTGACCCGCGCCGAGGACACCCTGCTGCTGTCGGGGCACCATTGGGGCGCGTCCGAGGCCAAGCCTCGTGGTCCCTCCGATTTTCTCTGTGAGCTCAAGGACATCATCGAGACGTCGGAGGCAGCGGGCGATCCGTGTGGCGTCATCGACCACTGGGCGCCTGCGCCGCCGGATGGCACGCCGAACCCGTTGCGCGACAGGGCAATCGAAGCGCTGTGGCCCACCGATCCGGCCGGTACGCAACGAACCCGTGTGGACAGCGGTGCGGCGATGGTGATCCACGCAATGTCGGGTGATCTTACCGCAAAGACCGACGACGTCGACGGCTGGGTGGCCGACGTCGACGCCCTGCTGGCCGAACGCGACCGCGTGGCCGACGCGCCCACCCCGGCTCTGCCGACACAGCTGTCGGTGAGCACACTGGTCGAGCTCGGTCGCGACCCCGACGCCGTCGCGCAACGGCTGCGCCGTCGGCTGCCGACCCGGCCTGACCCACACGCCTTACTGGGCACCGCTTTTCACGACTGGGTGCAGCGCTTCTTCCACGCCGAGCGACTGTTCGACCTCGACGATCTGCCCGGGGCCGTCGACCGCGACGCCGGCGCCGCCGAAGAGCTCGCCGAGTTGCAGGCCGCGTTCGCAGTGTCAACGTGGGCAGCCCGCACGCCCATCGATGTGGAGGTTCCGTTCGACATGGTCATCGGCGGGCGCGTGGTGCGCGGACGCATCGACGCCATCTTCGCCGACGACGACGGCGGCACCACGGTGGTCGACTGGAAGACCGGCGACCCGCTCGACACGCCAGAAGCCAACCGGCATGCGGCAATTCAGCTGGCCGTATACCGGCTGGCGTGGGCGCAACTACACAAGTGCCCGATCGAGACGGTGCGCGCGGCATTCCATTACGTACGATCCAGCCGAACGGTCACCCCGGACACGCTGCCCGGCCCCGATGACCTCATCGCTTTGATCGAGGCGGCCTAG
- a CDS encoding DoxX family protein has product MTSPPPELQQLANPTPVYRLAALLLGSGVLHFVMPKPYDAIVPVELPGSQRLYTQASGLAELAVGGLLLSPRTRRFGALSAVALFVAVFPANVNLVRVWKDKPLFMRLGAIARLPLQIPMITSALKIYRNS; this is encoded by the coding sequence ATGACCTCACCCCCGCCTGAACTGCAGCAGCTTGCCAACCCGACGCCTGTCTACCGTCTGGCGGCGCTCCTGCTGGGCTCAGGTGTCCTGCACTTCGTGATGCCCAAGCCCTACGACGCGATCGTCCCCGTGGAACTGCCGGGCAGCCAGCGGTTGTACACCCAGGCCTCCGGGCTGGCAGAGCTGGCGGTCGGTGGGCTGCTGTTGTCGCCACGCACCCGCAGATTCGGCGCACTGTCGGCGGTCGCGCTGTTCGTCGCCGTGTTCCCGGCGAACGTCAACTTGGTTCGGGTGTGGAAGGACAAGCCGCTCTTCATGCGTCTCGGCGCGATCGCCCGCCTGCCGCTGCAGATTCCGATGATCACCTCCGCGCTGAAGATCTATCGGAACTCCTAG